In the genome of Acidobacteriota bacterium, one region contains:
- the rpsU gene encoding 30S ribosomal protein S21, with the protein MAEVRVQEGEPLENALRRFKRKVQQEDIIKEVKRHSFYLKPGEKRRVKEALARKRNRKKARKEQD; encoded by the coding sequence TTGGCCGAAGTCAGAGTTCAAGAGGGCGAGCCCCTCGAGAACGCGCTGCGCCGGTTCAAACGCAAGGTGCAGCAAGAGGACATCATCAAGGAAGTGAAGCGTCACAGCTTCTACCTTAAGCCGGGCGAAAAGCGGCGCGTGAAAGAAGCGCTGGCGCGCAAACGCAATCGCAAGAAGGCGCGCAAGGAACAGGACTAA